The Porites lutea chromosome 4, jaPorLute2.1, whole genome shotgun sequence genome contains a region encoding:
- the LOC140933407 gene encoding uncharacterized protein gives MSVETAEVERLKWRKIEVEDVGKITFVRDTPHAKTNHFIEQSRPYFPNAKLPTYFDSQCCNFLTVAKLFCFASLFGALAAAGVSLLIPIFFFIGCLALFVVYCQHERVNQKSLPTVMTQPVIASQNSTNSFYEVTVTDLDGIALQNYQAGVGFITVSQGKVRFQAFNTKAIAYMMSARCQSRLMMILFLACSVYNCYFVVAYSQYGLNAH, from the coding sequence ATGTCTGTTGAGACAGCTGAAGTCGAGCGACTGAAGTGGAGAAAGATAGAAGTAGAAGACGTTGGAAAGATTACATTTGTCAGAGATACTCCACATGCAAAGACAAACCATTTTATCGAGCAAAGCAGGCCTTACTTCCCAAATGCAAAATTGCCAACCTACTTCGACAGTCAGTGTTGCAACTTCCTAACCGTCgcaaaattgttttgttttgcgagTCTCTTCGGCGCTTTGGCGGCTGCTGGTGTGTCACTGCTCATTCCTATTTTCTTCTTCATTGGTTGTTTGGCGCTTTTTGTCGTTTACTGCCAACACGAGAGAGTGAATCAGAAATCTCTGCCCACTGTCATGACACAGCCCGTCATTGCAAGTCAGAACTCCACAAACAGCTTCTATGAAGTTACTGTTACAGATCTTGACGGCATTGCTTTGCAGAATTACCAAGCTGGTGTCGGCTTCATCACTGTTTCCCAGGGAAAGGTCAGGTTCCAGGCCTTCAACACTAAAGCGATAGCATACATGATGAGCGCAAGGTGCCAGTCTCGCCTGATGATGATTCTCTTCTTAGCGTGCTCTGTTTATAACTGTTACTTCGTGGTCGCTTACTCCCAGTATGGATTAAATGCtcactga
- the LOC140933406 gene encoding endoplasmic reticulum-Golgi intermediate compartment protein 1-like, whose amino-acid sequence MQFDVRRFDVYRKVPKDLTEPTLTGAVISICSALFIVFLLLSEFYSFISTELVSELFVDNPTENDRLDVKLNITLPRMKCEHLGLDIQDEMGRHEVGFQENTHREEINHGEGCRFSGLFNINKVPGNFHVSTHGAGQQPDNPDMAHIINSINFGTEIKEKIPGAFVALKGQNREHVNSLSSHDYVLKIVPTIYEKLDGSRTFTYQYTWAYKDYVAYGHGGRILPAIWFRYDLSPITVKYVERRKPLYHFITTVCAIVGGTFTVAGIIDSIIFTASELFKKAQLGKLS is encoded by the exons TCTCCATTTGCAGTGCCCTCTTTATAGTGTTCTTATTGCTGTCAGAGTTCTACAGCTTTATAAGCACAGAACT TGTTAGTGAGCTGTTTGTGGATAATCCAACTGAAAATGACAGATTAGATGTGAAACTTAATATAACATTGCCAAGAATGAAGTGTGAAC ATCTTGGTCTGGATATCCAGGATGAAATGGGAAG GCATGAAGTGGGTTTTCAGGAAAACACacacagagaagaaataaaccATGGag AGGGATGTAGGTTCTCTGGCTTGTTTAACATAAACAAA GTACCTGgaaattttcatgtttctaCTCATGGTGCAGGCCAACAG CCAGATAACCCAGACATGGCACATATAATTAACTCTATCAACTTTGGAACAGAAATTAAG gAGAAAATACCGGGTGCATTTGTGGCATTAAAAGGGCAGAACAGAGAGCACGTAAATA gtTTGTCCTCACATGATTATGTATTGAAGATTGTTCCTACAATCTATGAGAAGTTGGATGGAAGCAGAACATTCACCTACCAGTATACCTGGGCTTACAAG GATTACGTTGCTTACGGACATGGAGGACGGATTTTACCGG CCATTTGGTTTCGGTATGATTTAAGCCCCATAACAGTAAAGTATGTGGAGAGACGCAAGCCTCTTTATCACTTCATAACCACG GTGTGCGCAATCGTTGGAGGAACATTTACTGTGGCTGGAATAATCGACTCCATTATATTCACGGCTAGTGAACTATTTAAAAAAGCTCAACTTGGAAAGTTAAGCTAG
- the LOC140933408 gene encoding uncharacterized protein, which translates to MSVERIELGQVKRTEIEVEEVGTSVTIRDEAHAKANHYIKQSRPYFPHEKLPIYIDCPYFLKFARVFCLASVLGIWKVSGGSVIMQVVLFIGCLAFLTVYGQHELVNQRSLPTVLKQPIFGGQKSPNNFYEVTVTELEGIALQNYQAGVGFVSVSQGKIKFQAFNKTAKKYMRSAVRNSRLMMVLFSVGAVYNCYFLVIYS; encoded by the coding sequence ATGTCTGTTGAGAGAATTGAACTCGGACAAGTCAAGCGCACCGAGATAGAGGTGGAAGAAGTTGGTACAAGTGTTACAATCCGAGATGAGGCGCATGCAAAAGCAAACCATTACATCAAACAAAGCAGGCCATATTTTCCGCATGAAAAGTTGCCCATTTACATCGACTGTCCCTACTTCTTAAAGTTCGCAAGAGTATTTTGTCTTGCGAGTGTTCTCGGCATCTGGAAGGTAAGTGGTGGATCGGTGATTATGCAAGTCGTCCTTTTCATCGGTTGCTTGGCGTTTTTGACAGTTTACGGCCAACATGAGCTGGTTAATCAGAGATCTTTACCGACCGTTTTGAAGCAGCCCATCTTCGGAGGTCAGAAATCCCCCAACAACTTTTACGAAGTCACTGTAACAGAACTTGAGGGAATTGCTTTGCAGAATTATCAAGCTGGTGTTGGCTTTGTCAGTGTGTCTCAGGGAAAGATCAAGTTCCAGGCCTTCAACAAGACAGCGAAGAAATACATGAGAAGTGCAGTTCGGAATTCTCGCTTGATGATGGTTCTCTTCAGTGTGGGCGCTGTTTACAACTGTTACTTCTTGGTTATTTACTCTTGA